In Aeromicrobium sp. A1-2, the DNA window TCTCGTGGATCGCGTTCAACGCACGCGTGCTCGAGCTGGCGCAGGACCATTCGGTCCCGCTGCTCGAGCGGGTGCGGTTCGCGGCGATCTTCGCGAGCAACCTCGACGAGTTCTTCATGGTCCGCGTCGCAGGGCTCAAACGCCGCATCGCAGCCGGCGTCGCCGTGCCCTCTGCGAGCGGCCTGAACCCTCGCGACGTGCTCTCCCGCAGCCTCGAGGCGAGCCAGGACCTGATGGTCCGCCACGCCGAGACGTACCACCAGGAGCTCGTGCCGGACCTCGCCGAGCACGGCATCGAGCTGCTGCACTGGAGCTCTCTGCGGGAGGCCGAGCAGAAGCACATCAGCGCGCTCTACCGCGATCGCGTGTTCCCGATCCTCACGCCGCTCGCGGTCGACCCTGCGCACCCGTTTCCCTACATCTCGGGGCTCTCGCTCAACCTCGCGCTGGTCATGCGCAACCCCGAGACCGGCAAGGACCACTTCGCCAGGGTCAAGGTCCCGCCGATCATCAACCGGTGGATGGAGGCCGATCCGGGTCGCTTCGTGCCGCTCGAGGAGGTCATCGCGGCCCACCTCGACCTGCTGTTCCCGGGCATGGAGGTCATCGCGCACCACGCCTTCCGGGTGACCCGCAACGAGGACCTCGAGGTTGAGGAGGATGACGCGGAGAACCTGCTCAAGGCGCTCGAGAAGGAGCTCCTGCGACGCAAGTTCGGTCCGCCCGTACGCCTGGAGGTCGAGGAGTCGATCGATCCCGGTGTGCTCGACCTGCTGGTGTCAGAGCTCGGTATCCGCCGTGAGGAGGTCGTCCGGCTGCGCGGCCCGCTGGATCTGCGCAGCCTCAACGAGATCGCCGACCTCGACCGCCCCGAGCTTCGATTCGAGCCGTTCGTCCCGGGCACCCACGAGCACCTGGCCGAGGTCGAGACCTCCAAGCCCGCCGATCTGTTCAGCGCGCTGCGCAAGCGTGACGTCCTGGTGCACCACCCTTACGACTCGTTCGCCACCAGCGTCCAGCGCTTCATCGAGCAGGCCGCCGCGGATCCGCACGTGCTCGCGATCAAGCAAACGCTCTACCGGACGTCGGGCGACTCACCGATCATCGACTCACTCGTCGACGCCGCCCGCGCGGGCAAGCAAGTCCTGGTGCTCGTCGAGATCAAGGCGAGATTCGACGAGCAGGCCAACATTCGCTGGGCCCGCAAGCTCGAGCGCGCCGGCTGCCACGTCGTGTACGGCCTGGTCGGCCTCAAGACCCACTGCAAGCTCGCGCTCGTCGTCCGCGACGAGCCCGACGGGCTGCGTCGCTACGCGCACATCGGCACCGGCAACTACAACCCCAAGACCGCCCGCCTGTACGAGGACTTCGGGCTGCTGACCGCTGACCCCGACATCACGCACGACCTGACCGACCTGTTCAACAACTTGTCGGGGTTCGCCCAGGACTTCTCCTACCGGCGGCTCATGGTGGCGCCGGCCGGGCTGCGCGACGGGATCGTCGAACGCATCGACGCCGAGATCGCCCACCATGCGGCCGGTCGCACGTCGGGCATCCGCATCAAGATCAACTCGCTGGTCGACGAGTCGATCATCGACAAGCTCTACGAGGCGTCACGCGCAGGCGTGCAGGTCGACCTCAACGTGCGCGGGATCTGCACCCTGCGGCCGGGCGTCCCTGGTCTCAGCGACAACATCCGGGTCACCAGCATCCTGGGACGATTCCTTGAGCACAGCCGGGTCTACTGGTTCGCCGGTGGAGGTGAGCCCGAGGCCTGGATGGGCTCGGCCGATCTCATGCACCGCAACCTCGATCGACGCGTCGAGGTCCTCGTGCGAGTCCCGACACCGGCCCACACGACGGAGCTCGGCGAGCTGTTGGCGCTGGCGGTCGACCCGGAGACCTCGTCCTGGCACCTCGGACCAGAAGGGCAGTGGACCCGCCATGTGGGGTCGCGCAACCTGCAGTCCGTGCTGATCGAGCGGGCCAAGGCCCGGCGCTCCCGCTAGTCAGCAGCCGGCGAACAGCAGCGGCCCGTCGCCACTCATGTACGTGATCGAGCTGGGGTCGTGGTCAAATCGCAGCGACGTCGTCGTGCCGTACAGATCAGCGGCCTGCAACTTCAGCGAGTCCTCGATGCGGCCCGAGCGCCCGATGAAGGGGCCCGTCGCAAGCCGGCGGCGGGCGTCGAGCTGGGCTGCGGCCACCGACGGTGATTGGAATCCCATGACGAAACGCATGACCTGCGTCGATCCCGGGCCGCTGACGAGCCCGCGACCGGCGAAGACCGGGGCCACCAGCGCGCCGGCCCGATCGATCGCCGCGCTGGCCTGAGCCCGGACCTCAGCGCCCTGGTCGGCCAGCGAGGTCGACGCACACACGAACGGTCCGGCCTGGAGCAGCACGGTGTCGGCGCCGGTCAGACGACGAGCGACGTCCTGTGCGCTGCGGTTGGCCAGAAGCGAGGGCGCGTCCCGGTCGATCGTGTCCAGCACCGTCGAGATGTACGTCGGACGGTCGGCCGCAACGATCAGGCGGCGGCGCGGCATCAGGACGATCGACGCCAGAGTTGCGGTGAGGTCGGGGCTCGCGGTGCGCACCGAGTCGGGCCCGAGGGACCACACTGACCCTTCCTGCGTGTAGCCCAGCTTTTCCAGGCCCGCGCGGACCGAGGCGAAGGAGACCGCCTCATCCAGCTGGGCCACCATCCCGGCACCATCGTTGGCCTGCCCGTAGATCTCCCAGTCCAGGTCGGCTGCGGACCAGCCGTACCCGGCGTGCATCTCTTCGGTGTACTGCCCGAGGACCGATCTGGTCGACAGGTCGAGCAGGACGGCGTCATCAGTCAACGCGGCCCGCCCGGCCGCGGTCGCCGCTTCGCCAAGCCCTAGCTCGGACCGGACGCGTGCCCAGTTCGTGAATCCCGCGACCCGCGTGTCGGGCGGCAGCGCGTCCAGCGCGACGGTCAGCGGCGACCGGGTGTCGGCGGCGACCTGACCACTGGTCCACCAGCCCCCGGCGACGACCAGACCCAGGACCAGGATCGAGGCCATGGCCGAACCGATCACGTGACGCAGATGCATCCCGTCCACACCTCCGTCACCAGCCCGTCATGTTCTCAGGGGACAATACGCGTATGGCACATGAACGGATCATCAACGCCGCAGGTGGCGTCGTGTGGCGCAAGCGCGGCGGCTCCGGCCTGTCCGAGCCCCGGGTCGAGCTTCTCGTCGCGCATCGCCCGTCCTACGACGACTGGACCTTCCCCAAGGGCAAGGTCGACCCGGGTGAGGCGCTGCAGACGACGGCGGTCCGCGAGATCGCCGAGGAGACCGGAATCCGCGTGCGTCTTGGCGTGCCGCTGCGGCAAGTCAGCTATCCGGTCAGCGCCGGCACCAAGGTCGTCCACTACTGGAGTGCCCGACCCGTCGGCAAGGACGACGTGGACACCTTCGTGCCGAACAAGGAGGTCGACGAGATCCGCTGGGTCGGCTTCCGGGAGGCCCGGGAGCTGCTGACCTACGAGCACGACGCCAAGTTGCTGGACACGTTCACCGAGCTGCAGGAGAGCAAGGCCCACCGCTCACGGACGCTGATCGTGCTGCGGCACGGCAAGGCCGCGCCTCGGACGGACCACGACGACGACCAGGCGCGTTCCCTGACCGCCGTCGGAGCGGAGCGGGCCCAGGCGCTCGTGCCGCTGCTGGGCGCGTACGGCGTGCGTAGGGTCGTGAGCAGCCCGGCTGTGCGCTGCGCACAGACCGTCGAGCCCTACGCCCACTCGATCAGCACATTCCTCGAGATCGACGACCGGCTCTCCGAGGACACCCGCTCCGCCCAGGTGCAGCGCTCGGTCGATGCACTGCTCGACCGCAAGAAGCCGGTCGTGCTGTGCTCGCACCGGCCGACGCTCCCCTGGGTGTTCGACGCGATCGGCACGGCCGTCCAGGACCTGGCCCCCGGCGAGGCGGTCGTCGTGCACCACCGCAAGGGCAAAGTCCTCGCGACCGAGTCATTGGCGTGATCCACGTCTCATTCCAGCGGGGATCCCGGCTCCCGGGCGCCACCGTTACATCACCGTTCACCGCGCGTTCATCTTCGGTCGGACATCGATACACCTGCGGCTCCTAACGTCCTGAGGGTAAGCAACAAAGATTCCCAGAGAGGGACACCCCGTGAACCGCAACTCACTGCGCAAGGCCGCCCCCGCGGCCGCGCTTGTACTCGCCTTCGGCCTCAGCGCCTGCGGTGCAGCGAACGAATCCGATAGCGGCGCCTCCACCGGCGGCGCCGACCAGGTGTCCGGCACGCTGAACGCCGGCGGATCCAGCGCCCAGGAAGCTGCCATTGCCGCCTGGAAGAAGAACTTCCAGACTGCCAACCCCGACGCCACCGTCAACTACGACCCGGTCGGCTCGGGCGGCGGCCGCGAGCAGTTCCTCGCCGGCGGCTACGTCCTGGCCGGCTCTGACGCCTACCTGAGCGACGAAGAGCTCGCCACGGCGAAGGAGACCTGCAAGAGCGACGTCGTCGAGGTCCCCGTGTACGTCAGCCCCATCGCCGTCGTCTACAACCTCAAGGACGTCAAGGAGCTCAACCTCGCCCCCAAGACGATCGGTGCGATCTTCGAGGGCAAGATCACGAGCTGGGACGACGCGGCCATCAAGGCCGACAACCCCGACGCCACGCTGCCCAGCACCAAGATCACGCCGGTGCACCGCTCGGACGACTCGGGCACGACCAAGAACTTCACCGACTACCTCGACCAGGCCTCCGACGGCGGCTGGAGCGGCGGAGTCATCGAGACGTGGCCGATCAAGGGCGGCGAGGCCGCCGAGGGTACCTCGGGCGTCATCGCGGCAGTCAAGAGCGGTGAGGGCACGATCGGCTATGCCGACGAGAGCCAGGCCGGTGACCTCGGTCAGGCCAAGGTCAAGGTCGGCGACGAGTTCACCGCCGCCACACCTGAGGCTGCAGCCAAGATCCTCGACAGCTCCAAGACTCTCGAGGGACGCGCTGCGACCGACATCGCGATCGACGTCGACCGCAAGTCGACCGCGTCGGGTGTCTACCCGATCGTCCTGGCTTCCTACCAGATCGCCTGCCAGACGTACGACGACAAGGCCACGGCCGACCTCGTCAAGGCATGGCTGACCTACATCGCCAGCAGCGACGGCCAGTCGGCCGCCGGCGACTCGGCCGGCTCGGCGCCCCTGACCTCGGACTTCGGTACGAAGGTCCAGGCCGCGATCGAGACCATCTCCGCAGCCTGACACCTGGTTCCTTGAGCCTGCCGATCTTGTTCGGCAGGCTCAAGGGCCGGTCAGGCCCCTTCTGTTTCCGCCAGGCCCCTGTCTTCTGAAAGGCTGCACCTGTGACCAGCACGCTCGCCCCCCCCAAGCGCACCGTCGTCCGTAGACCCGGCGACCGCGTCTTCTCCGGGCTGTCGACCGGCGCGGGCATCCTGATCCTGGTTGTGCTCGCCGGTGTCGCCGCATTCCTCACGATCGAGGGCATCCCCGGCATCCTTGCCAACCCCGACGAGGTCAAGAGCGGCCAGAGCTTCCTTCCGTACGTCTGGCCCCTGGTCTACGGCACGCTGATCGCCGCGACGGTCGCCCTGATCATCGCCGTGCCGGTCGCGGTCGGCGTCGCGCTCTTCATCTCGCACTACGCCCCGCGCAAGCTCGGGCAGACCCTCGGATATCTCGTCGATCTGCTCGCCGCAGTGCCGAGCGTCGTCTACGGCCTGTGGGGCATCCAGTTCCTGGCGCCGAACCTGGTGCCGTTCTACGAGTGGCTCGAGAAGAACCTGGGATTCATCCCCTTCTTCGCGGGGCCCGCCTCCACAACAGGCCGCACGATCATGACCGCGTGCATCGTCCTGGCCGTCATGATCCTGCCGATCATGACCGCGATCTGCCGCGAGATCTTCCTGCAGACCCCTCGTCTGCACGAGGAGGCCGCCCTGGCCCTCGGCGCGACCCGCTGGGAGATGGCGCGACTCGCGATCTCCCCCTACGCGCGCTCGGGGATCGTGTCCGCTGCCATGCTCGGCCTGGGTCGCGCCCTCGGCGAGACCCTCGCCGTCGCGATGGTCCTGTCGGTCAGCGCCGGCACTGTCACGGCCAACCTGATCAGCAGCACCAACCCCAGCACGATCGCCGCCAACATCGCCCTCAGCTTCTCCGAGGCCAGCGGCAAGAGCGTCAACGCGCTCATCGCGAGCGGTCTGGTGCTGTTCGTGATCACCTTCCTCGTCAACTTCGCCGCGCGCGCCGTCGTGGATCGCCGCAAAGAATTCTCCGGAGCCAACTGATGACGACCACCCTCGCACCGTCCGTCGACGTCTCCCGTGAGCTTCGCGGGGCACAGCTGCCGAATCGCGCCCCCCAGGCCATCGTCGCGCTCTCGCTCGTCGCGGGCGCCGGGGCCTACGCGCTCGGCGTCGGCCCGCTCCGCAGCGTCCTGATCGCCTGGGTCGTCAGCCTGAGCCTGCCGATCTGGTCCGCCGTCGTCGAGGGAAGCCGCAAGGCCACCGACCGACTGGTCACGGTCCTGGTCGCCTCGTCCTTCGTGCTGGCGATGTTCCCGCTGGTCAGCATCCTCTACACCGTCATCAGCAAGGGCGCCCACGTCCTGTCAACCGAGTTCTTCACATACTCGATGCGCAACGTCGTCGGCGAGGGCGGCGGCATCTACCAGGCCCTCATCGGCACAGTCCTGATCACTGGCGCGGCGACCGTGATCTCGGTGCCGATCGGCCTGTTCGCCGCGATCTACCTCGTCGAGTACGCCGAGGGCAACCGGCTGTCCCCCTGGGTGCGCTTCCTCGTCGACGTCATGACCGGCATCCCGTCGATCGTGGCCGGCCTGTTCGCCTACGCGCTGTTCGTGATCTTCTTCGGCGAGGGCGTCCGGATGGGCATCGGCGGCTCGGTTGCCCTGTCGGTCCTGATGATCCCCGTCGTGGTCCGGTCGTCCGAGGAGATGCTCAAACTCGTCCCCAACGAGCTGCGGGAAGCCGCGTACGCCCTCGGCGTGCCGAAGTGGCGCACCGTCGCCAAGGTCGTGCTGCCCACAGCCCTGGCCGGCATCGTCACCGGCATCACGTTGGCCATTGCCCGCGTCATCGGCGAGACCGCTCCCCTGCTGATCATCGCCGGCGCGACCGACTCGGTGAACTTCAACCTCTTCGACGGCCGCATGGCCACCCTCCCGGTGTTCGCCTACTCCTCGGTGCGCAATCCCCGGGTGCCGCCCGAGTTCAGCATCGACCGCGCCTGGGGCTCAGCCCTCGTGCTGCTCCTGATCGTGATGTTGCTCAACCTGATCGCCCGCCTCGTCTCCCACTACTTCTCGCCCAAGGGCGAGCGCTAAAAGTCCAGGAAGGACTCCACCATGGCCAAGAGCATCGATGTATCCGACCTCAACATCTACTACGGCGACTTTCTCGCCGTCGAGGACGTGACCATCCCGATCCCTGCGAAGTCAGTCACGGCGTTCATCGGACCCTCCGGTTGCGGCAAGTCGACCTTCCTCCGGTCGCTCAACCGCATGCACGAGGTCATCCGCGGCGCACGCGTCGAGGGCAAGGTCCTGATCGACGGGGAGGACCTCTACGGCCCCGACATCGACCCGGTGAACGTCCGCCGCATGATCGGCATGGTCTTCCAGCGGCCCAACCCGTTCCCCACCATGTCGATCTACGACAACGTGCTGGCCGGGCAGAAGCTCAACAGCAAGCGCATGAAGAAGTCCGAGTCCGACGACGTCGCCGAACGGGCGCTGCGTGCCGCCGGCCTGTGGACCGAGGTCAAGGACCGCCTCGACCGGCCCGGCTCTGGTCTGTCCGGCGGTCAGCAGCAGCGCCTGTGCATCGCCCGCGCGATCTCGGTCGAGCCGGAGATCCTGTTGATGGACGAGCCCTGCTCGGCACTCGACCCGATCTCGACCAGTGTCATCGAGGACCTGATCCACGAGCTCAAGTCGCAGTACACGATCGTGATCGTGACCCACAACATGCAGCAGGCCGCTCGCGTCTCCGACGAGACCGCGTTCTTCAACCTGTCGGGTGTCGGCAAGCCCGGCCGGCTCGTCGAGCACGGTCGTACCGAGACGATCTTCTCCAACCCGCAGGACCCCGCGACCGAGGCGTACATCCAGGGCCGCTTCGGATAACGGTTTACCTGGTAAACCGCGAGCCGGGTTAGTTGCCGGGGATCACGATGCGCAGCAAGAAGTACGACGCGGCGCCGACAGCCGCAGCGGCCGGGATCGTGATGACCCAAGCCGTGATGATGCTGCGGGCGACACCCCAGCGGACGGCGCTGAAGCGCTTGGTCGCGCCGGCTCCCATGACCGCGGAGGTCATGGTGTGCGTCGTCGAGACCGGAGCGTGCAAGCCGATCGCCATGCCATACAGGACGATCGCCGCGGTCGACTCGGCCGCGAAGCCGCGTGGCGGGTCGAGGGCGATGATGCGCCGGCCCATCGTGCGCATGATCCGCATGCCGCCAGACATCGTGCCGAGCGAAATCGCACTGGCCGCCGCGATGATGACCCACAGCGGGATGTCGTCCCCGGTGTGCTCACCGCCAGCGATCAGGGCCAGGACAATGACACCCATGGTCTTCTGCGCGTCCTGCAGTCCGTGCCCCAGCGAGAGTGCGGCAGCCGAGACCGTCTGCGACAGGCGGAACCCACGATTGACGGTGTGCGGGTTCGCGCGGCGGAAGATCCACATGATCGACAGCATCACGAGGAACGCCCCGCCGAAGCCCATCGCCGGGCTGACGATCATCGGGATCGCGACCTTGTCGATGACCTTGTCCCAGTCGACCGAGACCCCGGCCGCGAGACCGACGCCGATCAGGCCGCCGATCAGGGCGTGCGAGGACGACGACGGGATCCCGAAGTACCACGTGATGAGGTTCCACACGATGGCACCGAGAAGGGCGCTGAGCACCACCGTGAGGGCGTGATTGGGTGTCAGACCATCGAATCCGGTCAGGATGTCCTTGATGGTCTTGGCCACGCCGACACCCAGCAGCGCCCCGACGAAGTTCAGCACCGCGGCCATCATGAGAGCGATCCGCGGCGTCAGTGCTCGAGTCGAGACCGAGGTCGCGATCGCGTTGGCGGCGTCGTGGAAGCCATTGGTGTAGTCGAAGAACAGGGCGATGGCGACGGTGAGGATCACCAGCGCCAGAGTGAGGTCCACTCTCAGGACTCCTTGACGGCGATCTGCTCCACCGTGTTTGCGACCGATTCGAGCGCGTCGATGGCGTGCTCGAGGGAGTCCACGACGTCCTTCAGCTTGAGGACCTCGAGCGACTTGTAGGAGCCGCCGAACAGGTGCGCGACGATGCGCCGATACGAACGATCACCCTGGTTCTCGAGTCGGTTGATCTCGATCCAGTACTCGTCCAGATCCTTCATCGTGCGCAGACGCGGCATCGCCTCGGCGGTCAGCTGGGTCGCACGCTGCAGCACCTCGACCTGCGGGGCGAAGTCAGCCGGGAGGTCGCCCAGCTCGTAGAGGCCGACCAGGTCGACGGTCTCCTCCATGAAGTCCATGACGTCGTCGAGGCTGCTCGCGAGCCGGTAGATGTCTTCGCGGTCGAACGGCGTGATGAACGTCGAGTTCGCGCGCTTGATGATGCGGTGAGTCGTCTCGTCGGCCTGATGCTCGGCCTCGCGCATCTGCTCGCCGAGCAAACTCTTGTCGGTGCCAGTATCCAGCATCTGGGCAAGGAGGTCAGCGCCGTGCACCAAGTGGTTTGCCATCTCGGTGAACAAATCATAGAACGAGGTTTCGACTGGTCGGATGCGAAAACGCACGACTAGCTCCTGTCAAAGCTGGGTAGGCCACGCCCATGCTAGAGCCACTGCAAGTGGCAGTGTCAATCGCGGGTGTCACTTCCCGTTCAGCTGGCAGTCGCAATGCCGAGGATCTCGTCCACCTCGCGTTGCGAGAAGTGGCCCTCCTGCGCGGAGGCCGCGATAATCAGCCGGCTGGTCAGCTCGATCTCGTCGAGTACTTCATCATCGCGTAGGCGACTGTCCAATGGCTCTGGCATCGGGGCTCCGGTTGCAATTGCGCTCGATCATCGTGTGCTTCAGCCTGATGCGCCGCGGGGCGCACCAAGGTCGTTCTCCCCTTCCATCGAGATTAACCCGTCGGTCCACAGAACGCAGCCCTTTGCCCCTACTCGTGTCGACCTGCGGGTCGGTCACGGATCGCCGAGCGGGTGCCCGCGGTCCGGGGCAGACTCGACACATGACCTCCCGGGCCGCGCTACGGCAGATCGCGGCGCTGGCCCTCGCAGCGGTGACGCTGCTCGCAGCGTGCTCCGGAAGTGACGACGGCCCGGCCAAGAAGGCGGCGGAGCCGGGCCGGGCGCCAGCCGTGACCACCGCGCCCGCCGGCGAGGTGGTGGACGTCGGCGCGCTCCCTCAGGGCATCGTCTACGACGACCAGACCAACACGCTCGCGGTGGCCGTACGCGATCCGTTCCGGCTGTTGCTGTTCGACCCGGACACCCTCGCCGTACGCAGGAGCGTGTCGCTGCCGGGCAAGGTGCGACACCTCCAGCTCGCCGCACCTGGTGGCCCCGTCCTCGTGCCGGCCGAGAGCGCCAACGCGATCGTCGAGGTCGCGCTGCCCGACGGCGCGACCCGCACGACCAAAGTCCAGCGTCAGCCCCACGACGCGGCCGCGGTTGCCAATGGCGATCTCGTGGTCGGCAACGAGTTCAGCGGGTCAATCTCGATCGTCCGCGACGGCAATGTGCTCAACACGTTCGACGACCTGCTCCAGCCCGGTGGCGTGGTCACCACCGTCGACACCGCCGCGATCATCGACGTCAAGGACTACACCCTCAGCACGTACGACCTGGATGGTCTGTTCCGGTCGGGGCGGGTCGCGGCGGGTGCCGGCCCGACCCACGGCGTGCTCGTGGACGACAACCGGGTCGCGGTCACCGACACCCGCGGCGACCAGGTGTTGCTGTTCACTCTTGACCCCCTGCGCAAGGTCGGATCGATCGCGCTGGAGGGCAACCCGTACGGCATCACGGTCGGTCAGGACCCCCAGACCGTGTGGGTGACGCTGACGACTCAGAACAAGCTGGTCGGTCTGGACGTCAGCGCGAACTCCCCCAAGATCATCGCGACGTATCCGACCGTCGCCCAGGCCGACACCGTGGCGGTCGCTCCCGACAGCCGCACCTTGTGGGTCACCGGAACCCGGGATGGCACGATCCAGCGCATCACCCGCTGACGCGGTAGTCGGCACGATCAGGATCGATACTCCAGCGGGTGCGCGGCCGTGCCAGCGTTGTCGGCTTGGGCACATGCCCTTCGGACTCGACACCTCTGCGATACTCGGAGCCGGGTATGGCGACATCGTCCTGAGGGCTCCGCGGATGGTCGTCCCATGTCCCGGGCCTTTAGCTCAATTGGCAGAGCAGCGGACTTTTAATCCGCGGGTTGTGGGTTCGAGTCCCACAGGGCCCACTACACCACCCCCTGGATCCGCCCGGCCTCCGCCACCTCGGCGCCTGGGCCGTGAGCGACCGAGGTCCGTAGCATGGGTGGAACACCATGGCCCCATCCACCGTTCCCGCCCACGAGCGCAAGCTGCTGCTCGCCGTCGACGCCCCGTCGCTCCTGCACCGCAACCACCACGCGCGAGCGCACACGAGACTCATGGACCGGTCCGACCGTCCGGCGTGGGCCCTGCACGGGATGCTGCGACAGATTCTCGAGTCCATCGAGTCGTTCGCACCGGATGCGGTGATCTTCGGTCTCGATGACCGCACGTCGTCGGTGCGCGAGGAGTTCTACCCCGAGTACAAGGCCGGGCGTGCCGCGAAGGACGCAGAGCTGGTCGACCAGCTCGACCGGGCCGGACGACTGCTCGACGCCCTTGGTCTGGCCACGCTCACACCTCCGGGACTCGAGGCGGACGATGTCAGCGCCTCGGCCGCTACCTGGGCGAGCAGCAACGACTGGAACTGCGTCATCATCACGTCCGACCGTGACTCCTTCGCCCACATCAGCGACCACACGCAGGTCTTGCGCCTGATCAACGGCGGCATGAGCAACTCCCCATTGCTCAACCCCGTCCGACTCAAGACGATGTACGGCGTTGCCGCAGAGAACTACCTCGAGTTCGCGGCGTTGCGGGGTGACACGAGCGACAATCTGCCCGGAGTGACCGGGATCGGCGAGAAGACGGCACCCGTGCTGCTCGCACAAATGGGTTCCATGCGCGACGTCTGGGCGGACATCGATCACAACGCCGGTCGGGCGCTCGTCGCGACCCTCGACTCCTGGGCCGAGGAGACCGGGAACCGCCGGATCGGCGCTGGCCTGCTCAAACGGCTCACCGCCCCCGGATCTCGCGAACGGTATGAGTTCAACGTGAAGATCATGTCCGGCCAGGACGACCTGGACCTCGGGCTCACCCCCGACATCCCGGGCACACCCGGACTGCTGCCCCTCGACATCGATCGCGTCTCGCGGGTCGTCGGCTACCTCAACGTCCAGGCCACCACGGACCTCGCCCTACGGGTGTTGACCGGGCGCCCGGCATCGACCGAGTTCTGACGCTCAGCGTGGTCACCGGGGTCAGGCGGACTTGTACGTGCTTGCCTTCGCTGGGGTCCGCCGATGTGCCTCGTCCACGTCCTTGGCAATGACCGACTCCTCGTCCGGGTCATCAGCGTCCGGGTCATCAGCGTCCGGGTCATCAGCCTCCGGCAGAGGAGACTCCGAGACCTTGGTCGATGCCTCGCGGCGGGCATTGAGATGGTCGACCAGGCCGCGGGTCCGGCCGATGATGTATGGCAGGTAGACCAGGAACGCCAGGACCAGGACGCACAGCAGCAGGCCGGCGAAGGGACGAAGGACGTAGTCGATCATGCGCGGCACGGCTCAGCGGACACGATCGCGCCCGGGAACGTGACGGCTCGCAGCAGGCTCCAGAACAGGGACAGGTCTGATCGGAGAAGAGGCATACCTCATGCGTACCCCACAGCCACAAACCCATGTCCCGGGACCGCAGGGATTCTCTCGATCGACGTGACCATTCACACGGTAGATTCGCTCTAGGTGGCTCGGTAGACCCCAGCGCACCGAAGTAACCTCTGATCCGTCACGACCTGAACCTGGACGAGAGATATCGAATGACCGCGCACCTCGTCTACCTGCTGGGTGGGGCCTCGCTGTTTCTCGCGGTCGTCCTGCCATACGCCTTGCGCTCCGCCGCCCTGTCGGCCCCCGTCGTCCTGCTGGCGGTCGGCGCGCTGATCGGGCTGCTGCCGAACACCGACGGTTCCTCGTTCTCGCCTATCGAGCACCGCTTGTTCGTCGAGCACCTTGCGGAGTTCACGGTGCTCATCGCGCTGATGGGCGTGGGGCTGGCGCTCGACCGGCCGCTGAGCCTGCGGTCACTGGCGCCGTGGCGTCGGTGGGGAGCGACGTGGCGCCTGCTCGGCGTCGCGATGCCACTCTCGATCGCTGCGGTGGCCCTGCTGGGCTGGTGGGCCATGGGGCTGGCGCCATCCGCCGCGCTCCTGCTCGGAGCGGTGCTCGCGCCGACCGATCCGGTCCTCGCGTCCGACGTGCAGGTCGAGGGCCCGACGACCGGCGACGGCGACGAGAATCAGATCGACGAGACCGACGAGGTGCGGTTCGCGCTGACCTCCGAGGCCGGCCTGAACGACGGGCTCGCCTTCCCCTTCGTCCACGCCGCGATCCTGCTGGCAGCCACCGGCCCGGTCACCGAGTGGGGCGCGAGCTGGCTCGCCTGGGATCTGGTGGGCAAGGTCGTGGTCGGCTCGGTCCTCGGCATCGCCGTGGGTTGGCTCCTCGCCAAGGCCGCATTCGGCTCGACCGCCCCGTCGCTCCGCACCTCGGAGTCGGGCGAACCGCTGCTGGC includes these proteins:
- a CDS encoding RNA degradosome polyphosphate kinase; this translates as MAVADIEAPASPDEFDVDPPFDPAGSSLPHDRFLDRELSWIAFNARVLELAQDHSVPLLERVRFAAIFASNLDEFFMVRVAGLKRRIAAGVAVPSASGLNPRDVLSRSLEASQDLMVRHAETYHQELVPDLAEHGIELLHWSSLREAEQKHISALYRDRVFPILTPLAVDPAHPFPYISGLSLNLALVMRNPETGKDHFARVKVPPIINRWMEADPGRFVPLEEVIAAHLDLLFPGMEVIAHHAFRVTRNEDLEVEEDDAENLLKALEKELLRRKFGPPVRLEVEESIDPGVLDLLVSELGIRREEVVRLRGPLDLRSLNEIADLDRPELRFEPFVPGTHEHLAEVETSKPADLFSALRKRDVLVHHPYDSFATSVQRFIEQAAADPHVLAIKQTLYRTSGDSPIIDSLVDAARAGKQVLVLVEIKARFDEQANIRWARKLERAGCHVVYGLVGLKTHCKLALVVRDEPDGLRRYAHIGTGNYNPKTARLYEDFGLLTADPDITHDLTDLFNNLSGFAQDFSYRRLMVAPAGLRDGIVERIDAEIAHHAAGRTSGIRIKINSLVDESIIDKLYEASRAGVQVDLNVRGICTLRPGVPGLSDNIRVTSILGRFLEHSRVYWFAGGGEPEAWMGSADLMHRNLDRRVEVLVRVPTPAHTTELGELLALAVDPETSSWHLGPEGQWTRHVGSRNLQSVLIERAKARRSR
- a CDS encoding NUDIX domain-containing protein; its protein translation is MAHERIINAAGGVVWRKRGGSGLSEPRVELLVAHRPSYDDWTFPKGKVDPGEALQTTAVREIAEETGIRVRLGVPLRQVSYPVSAGTKVVHYWSARPVGKDDVDTFVPNKEVDEIRWVGFREARELLTYEHDAKLLDTFTELQESKAHRSRTLIVLRHGKAAPRTDHDDDQARSLTAVGAERAQALVPLLGAYGVRRVVSSPAVRCAQTVEPYAHSISTFLEIDDRLSEDTRSAQVQRSVDALLDRKKPVVLCSHRPTLPWVFDAIGTAVQDLAPGEAVVVHHRKGKVLATESLA
- the pstS gene encoding phosphate ABC transporter substrate-binding protein PstS; translated protein: MNRNSLRKAAPAAALVLAFGLSACGAANESDSGASTGGADQVSGTLNAGGSSAQEAAIAAWKKNFQTANPDATVNYDPVGSGGGREQFLAGGYVLAGSDAYLSDEELATAKETCKSDVVEVPVYVSPIAVVYNLKDVKELNLAPKTIGAIFEGKITSWDDAAIKADNPDATLPSTKITPVHRSDDSGTTKNFTDYLDQASDGGWSGGVIETWPIKGGEAAEGTSGVIAAVKSGEGTIGYADESQAGDLGQAKVKVGDEFTAATPEAAAKILDSSKTLEGRAATDIAIDVDRKSTASGVYPIVLASYQIACQTYDDKATADLVKAWLTYIASSDGQSAAGDSAGSAPLTSDFGTKVQAAIETISAA
- the pstC gene encoding phosphate ABC transporter permease subunit PstC: MTSTLAPPKRTVVRRPGDRVFSGLSTGAGILILVVLAGVAAFLTIEGIPGILANPDEVKSGQSFLPYVWPLVYGTLIAATVALIIAVPVAVGVALFISHYAPRKLGQTLGYLVDLLAAVPSVVYGLWGIQFLAPNLVPFYEWLEKNLGFIPFFAGPASTTGRTIMTACIVLAVMILPIMTAICREIFLQTPRLHEEAALALGATRWEMARLAISPYARSGIVSAAMLGLGRALGETLAVAMVLSVSAGTVTANLISSTNPSTIAANIALSFSEASGKSVNALIASGLVLFVITFLVNFAARAVVDRRKEFSGAN